Proteins from a genomic interval of Gossypium hirsutum isolate 1008001.06 chromosome A09, Gossypium_hirsutum_v2.1, whole genome shotgun sequence:
- the LOC107935130 gene encoding FCS-Like Zinc finger 15: MVGLSVVLENQRINDNDIIINEKSPQVINKATMFCSSSSSPLPAFLEQCFLCKRRLLPGKDIYMYKGDKGFCSVECRCKQIFMDEEESLKKDSCSLDAIVKPSSTSVASTSSSSSAARHHRKPERNRAGGFAY, translated from the exons atggtGGGCTTAAGTGTAGTTTTAGAGAATCAAAGGATCAACGATAATGATATAATAATCAATGAAAAATCTCCACAAGTTATTAATAAAGCAACCATGTTTTGTTCATCTTCATCTTCCCCACTTCCTGCTTTTTTAGAGCAATGCTTTCTTTGCAAAAGGAGATTGTTACCTGGGAAAGATATTTATATGTACAA AGGGGATAAGGGTTTTTGCAGTGTGGAGTGTAGGTGCAAGCAAATTTTCATGGATGAAGAAGAGAGTTTAAAGAAAGATAGTTGTTCTTTGGATGCCATTGTTAAACCTTCTTCAACTTCTGTAGCTTCAACTTCGTCTTCTTCCTCAGCCGCTCGTCACCACCGGAAACCTGAGAGAAACCGTGCCGGTGGCTTTGCTTATTGA